Part of the Lucilia cuprina isolate Lc7/37 chromosome 5, ASM2204524v1, whole genome shotgun sequence genome is shown below.
AGCAGCCTAAGCCTACAGCTTTGCAGCGTCTCAAGGAAGTTTTACATTCCATGGCTTTGTTAGGGGGAGTAGCTTATGCCATATTTATGTTTTGGAAGGTGagtaaatattttgaactaattttatggataaaattacttaatatttataaaattcatagaaATTCCTGCAAACCTTTTTGTTTGGTGGCAAAAAGAAGAAATCCGTGGATGATGCTCTAAACGAAATCGATAAAAAGGTCGATACTCGCCTGGTAGAGGTTAAAACAGAACTGACACAGGTCAAGGAAAGCTTGGCCCGCGAACAACGCGATCAAACTCAACAATTTATGCGtgaatttaatcaatttaaaagtGATCTAGAGGCTATTAAGGGATTACTCTTAAATCGCAAACAATTCCCCTCACCTTTGACAGCCACTGTGGGAGCACCCTCTATACCAGCTTGGCAATTGTCTTCTTCCTCCCCTAGGCGTATTTTACGCAATAGCCAATCGGATGATAATGAAATAGCTAATGATACTGGTTCTGGTTCGGGTTCATCGGAAACAGAGGTCGTTACCAAAAACAGTGATTCCAGTTTAGAAATTATGTAAAATCcagaaaaaaaagctttatgccttttaagctttttataagtcataaacatatagtaaagattataattgaaagaaaaagaaactaacaagaaaaaaaccttAAGCCATTAGCATCCAAGCAACACTTTTTTTGGTTTAGATTATATTCTTAACTAACTTTGTTGTGTTCAACTGATAAGATTTGTGTTAATACTTTGGCACACACACACTCAGTTTATACACTACTAATCTAatcaattgttttttcttttgtttatttacgcTTTTCATtgtactatattttttttagtttagccttttaagatttaatttgGTGTAAAAAGCAAATATGTAgttgagatttttttctatttatttaatattcctTATTAAGTTTAGAGGtttctaattatattttgtaattacagaaaaaaatattggccAACTTTGACTTGAAatgataattaaagaaaaataagtgaAACACAGAAAATGTATTTTCCTTTAAAGTTCGGATTAAATCCATAGCATGTGTACataatatttagaaatatcTAGTTTTCTATATCTCAGTGATTTATAAGATTTAGGAGGAGACAATTCTCCTGCTGCAGTAATTTGATTTCAACCATTGACCAGACTATTCTGTAGACTCAATCTTGTGCTTCTTAATGAGGTACTTTTCCTTTGATAAGAACAAGGCCAGATTTCTCTGCTCTATCTTAGCCAGAAAAACCATAGATTTTTTGGCGCTGTTCTTAGTCCTATCATCTGAGGGGCTGCTTTGATTCCCCTTGGCCTTCTCAGTAGGAGGGAGGAGGTGTGGTGGTGTTGAATGACTCAGTCTTCCGACCATGAGCAGACATCACAGTTGTGTACCCCATAGAGGACAAATCCATCTTCTCAAACTCTTTCCAACTCCTTTGTCCACATAACATTCAAATTTGACCTTCATGCTGTAAGATCCTAGCATGAGTGTCAGAGTGTGTTACCACCCTCCACACTTTTCCTGTCCCTGAAAGCCGCAGTGTGCACATCTACAAACTTTTCAGTTCAGTCTTCTCTTCCTACTTCCTGGTTTTCACTTAAAGAATCAATTTTGATCTCACAATTATGACGGCATACGTGGACTGGACAACAATCACAGCGCTTTACCTAAACGCTGGGCGGTGCtgttaacaacaaattaatttatgcaCTAACTATCCATTCAGGCACTCGGCGCTGCTTCCAACTTGACCTTGAccttaaaagtatttatataatgcTCCTATCATCCAACAACTAATTTATGCACTAACCACCTTGGCTTTAAAACTGCTTATATAGCGTTCCTATCAACCGAGGCCGAAACAAGTGTTATGATAATAGAGTGACAAGTTATTTATCCCGCTTATTGCCATAACCAGGAGGAGAAACCTTTAGTTATACAATCCTTTAAAGTCAGAGCCAACCGCAAGTAAAGGTTTGAGAAAACCAATACGCCCACTCATCGTCACAAGATTGTTGCAACGGCAAAAGGCAGACTAAacagtttataatttaaaaaggtactgaattttccatctctgatgtagattatctttattagaaaatttggtttttgtCTTTACTAACTTTAGTGAAATCATATAAAATGTGTAGTACACATATTCGTTGGGCATTGACAAATGCTTACATACTTCAATCGAAcgctaagggcgggtttctgactcctcagttaaactaggcttaacttgctgttagattaaactcggaacaaatgtaggcggactttaactgatgattgtgtttttcagttttagatatAAGCACAGTTTACTtcgttagtattgccaacttttcactcaaaaacataatcaatgaacagctgttttttgcaaacaatacttttctaaaatggtaaattttggaaaaatattaaataaacatttaaaaaaataataaatgaaacaaaaaatcagaaaattgcaatttacataaaatattaagtttttgttcttccgaaatcattgttttattgtttttgttaattgtgtattctcacttataacttgagtttaattggccaattacactcagttaaactaagatagatagataaagcTACATATagctttactgataactgaaaaacacgaaacatatattaaaccaggattaaccaaagaatgaagattatctttattagaaaaactcgccctaaaaaTGTTAGAAGTGAAAGACTAAATTACATCGGAAATTTTCGCttcatttgtaaatttaattaaccAATCAATAACATCAATATTGTGCGAATTTAACAAATCAAAAAGATTTGAGTAATCATCAAATATATCATGTTTGTTCCTTATAGATCACAGTTGAAACAATTGAAGTTGTCCTTTTTACCAATCTTGTGAAGATAAACTCCATCATAAGTATGCCCAGATAAGAGTCTGTTAATAATCTTAATATCCCTAGGGGACATATTAGAACCACTATACCACGGCCTGATAGGAATTGTGaaatgtaatgagaaaaagaaaGAACCCGTACTCCGAGATCTTTCTTCATAATATTGCTGAGTTTTCCTAATCAAACTCAAGACTGTCAAGATTGTCGCAAAACCATTGTACATGACAAACCAATTGTATATGACAATCCGGAGAAAGCCCTTCTCCGCAGCAACCTCCAGCGCCTTCCTGATCGCCAAAAGTTCACCAGTAAGAGACGAGAAAACATTGGGGTATCTTAACAGATAAAAGCGATCAGCACATTTGTCAAAAACAGCACATCCAGTTGAGTCCTTCGAAATTGAGGCATCCGTAGCAAGTATGGTGAAACCCTTTCCCTCCCTCAAGTGAGGAAAGATAATGAGACCTAATAGCCTCATGAGGTATATCAGTCTGTTTACCAAAAGGagagttaaatataaaacaaaatgtgagactttgtcgaaaatttcacgaaatttataatatacaaACGAGTAGCTATTATTTAGAATAGGAAAaaatcactgttatataaaataattttcaacaatttattgGTGGCCAGCCAGTAAAGAAGCTTTCAAGTGTGGGTCAAGACCAAGGCAACGACGTAGGTTATTATTCTGTAAAATTCTAATCCTATTGTCCATGTATTGTGGGGAATGGGCCGTAACAGAGCGAGCATATTTAATCTTGCCCCTTACCCCTTGTAAAATTAGGTCTAAGTTTCGCTTTAAAACTGGTCAGCCTTTTCAAAAGATTGACCGCCGAAAGAGATTCGTGAGTAACACGGTCGTAATGTTCATTCAATGATAgggtatttttaatttaaaagatttcacCCTTTCAATAGGTGTACCATCAAGAGATAACCTTACAATCTTCGTGGGAGCAACTCCAAAATAAGCATGTAAGATGGAAACAGttgtttcactttttatatcctacaccactttagtggggagggtatattgggtttgtgctgatgtttgtaacatacaaaaatattcgtcctatacccaccttaaagtataccaatcggcttagaatcattttctgagtcgattaagctatgtccgtccgtccgtctggctggctgtccatgtaaaccttgtgtgcaaggtacaggccgcaattttcaagataattggatgaaatttggcatcttttggcccaaggacgaagcctattgaaaatggttaaaatcgctccattatttcgactagcccccatacaaccgtaccacccaaatagggccttttggcttataattaatttaaatgatctattatgttaacaaaagtcgacaaaacttagttttatagaactttaaatgacactaccgatttttgtaatgatcgggcttcatttgactctatcccccatacaaactccccttcagaaaatgacttaaagttcaaaattcacttacaaacactaataacacttttaaattctacataaataatattgaagaagacttaactccccctaccaacatttttaatgatagggccatattttgccctactcccctttaagccctcttaaaaaaatctctttttttttgccaaaaaaaaagtaaaaatattccgaaatgaagttaaaaaacaaaccaattgcttcattttttttaaataatccccatttttaacatacatacatacatactgactggtgtagggtatcatattcatacttgtttttgtaactgtttacataaaaatacattcattcataatagttgattttgtatagaacagctgttcaatgtttacaaaattccatgaACAATTTTGACAACAAGCGAACTTTTTTCATGAacgaaaaaaaagtgaaaagggaacgTGAAATTATGATTCCCGATAAGGCTGCATATTACTTGTGTTCTCGTGTAAAGGTGGCTTAACATAAAAGTGATCATTTATTTacgtttaacaataaaacacatttttattattatttttttaaaacatttcgttTAGAACTAcacctttttatttattttcttttttttaatattttcttttaaattaataattatacttttttattattattatttcgttttttttagctttaagggtttttattttaacaaatattaattattttgcattttcaattaagagaattttcaacattttttttttgttcaataattaaaactgatttttgctaaaatttgttctaaaatGTGTGTGTGGTTATGGTTGTGTAAAGgtgctttttattttaaaaagtaaattaaaattttgaaaataaaataaataaaaaaaacttttaacaaatatttaaatattttattgctgtTAATaagttataacaaaaaagacactaaatattgttgtttttttttttgaaggggattaaatattatttttattttatgtgtaatatatgagatatttttgtttttgttttattagtttaaataggaattgtgtgtttgtttattaatttaaaaaaaattgtattgtttgtttaaaGAACAATTATGTtgtgatttattttatgattttgggTGATATTTCcatttagtttttcttctttatttattaccatttattttgctaaaagctttaaaaagcttaataaagaaagttgtttgttttttatggatattaatttatttcttaataataattttaatatttttaatattatttccatttatgtgtgtgtgtgtttttttacaatttgtctAATAAAGTGTTTGTGGGGctgatttgtttgttattttttttaaatttaaaaactttttaatttaaattaataaattaaataaaaattaccaaaaaaaacttttaaaaacctatttttaaacttttcataattattaaaattatttaagttttaattttttatttaaattcattttattttctaaatattgttttttttagtagtttttcttttatattttaactaacAATTCAGGGAGGGCGGGGAAAAggtctttttttgttatataaagttttcttttttaatttaattttatattaaattttgtacatttaaaatatgagctttttttaatattttgttttaattgaaatgttttatatttttacctacagtttaattgtgtgttttttgttgtttactttttaaatatattttgtatataaattaaatttataaagaattatttttttataaataataaaaaaaaattaaaaaatatattctatatataatatatttataaaaataaaaataataaaaaaaagacttaaagcattaaaaattgccacaaaaataatatttgttttactttgtccttatttaatagtttttgagagttttgtttaaaattaaatttgactttgaaaagaacaaaaaaaaataaattttcaaaatttaaaaattttcaaaattttctaaattttatcaaatttaaaattttcaaaatttttaaatttcaaatcaaaaatatgtgttaagaatttgatttttcttaacaataaaatttaatgtttattattccTCATGATTTATAGatcattttaacaatttaacaaaattttcgaaaataagtttgaattttcgaaattaagttcgaaattttgaaaatgtcaaaaagaAACTAATTATATGGAAATAcattataaatactttaataaatttggaaaacaacttaaaaatcatatatttaaaaaaaatcaaaaaatcataaaattttttcaaaattgaatgATCGAAAGTGAAAAATTTGCTGTGAAATGACCTCtaatagcaataaaattagatttttatgaattctcatgattttcagataattttaacaattttaaatttttttcgaacttaagttcgaattttcgaaattaagttaaaattttcgaaaatgtcataaaaatctaataatttgAAACTACATTGAAAATACTTTAATCAACTTCGAACATTAGTTAAAAatcatacatttaaaaaaaataaattgaaaaaatcataaaaattttcaatttttttcaaaatttttatgttcgaaattgaaaaattgctataaattgGTCTCCAGtaacaatttaatttgatttttatgaattctcatgatttatagataattttaacagttcaaaattttttttcgaacttaagttcgaattttcgaaattaaatttaaaatttcgaaaatgttcaaacaaaaatctaataatttcAAACTATATTGGAACTTCTGCAATAAATTTCGATTATAGCTTAAAAATCATGTGATTtgaaaataactgaaaaaattgtaaaaattaaaatttttttcaaaatttctttactcgaaattgaaaaattgctataaatCGACCTCCAATaacaataaactttaatttttattattcctcacgatttttacataattttaatagttttaaaaattttcgaacataagttcgaattttcgaaattaagttcgaaattttgaaaatgtccaaaaaaaaatctaataatttaaaactttactggaaaactttaataaatttgaaagataatttaaaaatcatatattttgaaaaaaaaaaaaaaataataaaaaaataatttttattttttttttcaaaatttctatattcGAAAATGAAAAATTCCTATAAATTGACCTCCAATAACTTTAAAATCACATTTCTATGAATTATCatgattaataaataattttaacagttttaaaatttttcgaacataagttcgaattttcaaaattaaaaaatttcaaaaatatcaaaaaaaaaaatctaaaatatttaaaaacataaaaaatactttaataaatttcGAACTTGGCTGTAAAAtcatataatttgaaaaaaaaatcataaaaattttcaatttttttcaaaatttctatattcaaaattgaaaaacgACAATAATTTCACCTCCAGTAACAGtaaaatcacatttttataaattctcattaatttgagataattttaataaatttaaaatttttcgaacttaagttcgaaagttttcgaaattaagttcgaaatttc
Proteins encoded:
- the LOC111683760 gene encoding peroxisomal membrane protein PEX14, with protein sequence MSASNTDTGDTVKITTTELQQNMDNNVLTEGQLAIQMSQKDEPAPREALITTAVNFLNNAKVRHTTLLQKQQFLRSKGLTSTEIQMACERAGVFSQDPNAPTVINMGINATQTHAQLALQQPKPTALQRLKEVLHSMALLGGVAYAIFMFWKKFLQTFLFGGKKKKSVDDALNEIDKKVDTRLVEVKTELTQVKESLAREQRDQTQQFMREFNQFKSDLEAIKGLLLNRKQFPSPLTATVGAPSIPAWQLSSSSPRRILRNSQSDDNEIANDTGSGSGSSETEVVTKNSDSSLEIM